From Paenibacillus sp. V4I7, one genomic window encodes:
- a CDS encoding ABC transporter ATP-binding protein translates to MNTYQYLWRLIMYRPIRYLVNAIAWTVIYLAPIAPGLITKEFFDSLTGTSALGYGVWGLIALLMAAALGRIMLIVIGFITDVNFRFRMGMLLRRNLLEHVLKQPGAQAIPVSPGEAISHFRDDVDQSEEAASWSVDVFGMTCFALVSGYILIRIDAQMTLLVFMPIVLVISAAQLATVRLQKYRAASREATSKVTGEISEMFGNVQAIQVAGAEKRVIVRFSSFGDDRRKAMLKDRLMGELLDSVFSNSVNLGTGLILLLAGTKMRAGTFTVGDFALFVYYLTFVTQFITNVGKFITYFKQMSVSLERLTFLLQGASAKVLTIVNSLHLKAESKVAEATVSDIPSAQNGRESLGGVKRVEGLESEGASKVKLEVGFEREYAVGAKLEEGFSHETGLEASLQRLDVNGLSYAYSDTGRGISDIHFSLKRGSFTVITGTIGSGKTTLVRSLLGLLPKGKGTIAWNGVPVEDPGTFFTPPRSAYTAQVPRLYSDTLRNNILLGQAEQGDSLQQALHAAVMEFDVAQLPGGLDTVIGPRGVKLSGGQAQRTAAARMLVRDAELYVFDDLSSALDVETEQKLWERMFQRRSDATCLVVSHRKTALSRADHIIVMKDGRIEAEGNSEELLRHSATFRELWYGDERHSS, encoded by the coding sequence ATGAATACGTATCAATATTTGTGGCGGCTTATTATGTACCGGCCAATACGGTATCTGGTTAACGCCATTGCTTGGACCGTTATCTATTTGGCGCCGATTGCGCCTGGCCTTATAACGAAAGAGTTTTTCGATTCCCTGACAGGTACGTCAGCGCTTGGTTATGGTGTATGGGGACTTATCGCTTTGTTGATGGCTGCCGCCTTAGGGCGAATCATGCTGATTGTTATCGGTTTTATTACGGATGTTAATTTCCGCTTTCGTATGGGGATGCTGCTTAGACGGAATCTGCTTGAGCATGTATTAAAACAGCCGGGGGCACAGGCCATTCCCGTTTCTCCGGGGGAAGCGATTAGCCATTTCCGAGATGATGTTGATCAATCGGAAGAGGCAGCAAGCTGGTCGGTCGATGTTTTCGGGATGACTTGTTTTGCCCTCGTATCGGGCTATATCCTGATTCGGATTGATGCTCAAATGACTCTGCTTGTGTTTATGCCGATTGTTCTTGTTATATCAGCTGCGCAGTTAGCGACTGTTCGCTTACAGAAATATCGCGCAGCTAGCCGTGAAGCAACGTCTAAGGTAACGGGAGAGATTAGCGAAATGTTCGGCAATGTGCAGGCGATACAAGTCGCCGGTGCAGAGAAACGAGTGATCGTTCGGTTCAGCAGCTTCGGTGACGACCGCAGGAAAGCGATGCTGAAGGATCGGCTCATGGGTGAACTGCTGGATTCGGTGTTTTCTAACTCGGTTAATTTAGGGACGGGACTCATTCTATTGCTCGCGGGAACTAAAATGAGAGCCGGGACGTTTACTGTCGGAGATTTCGCTTTATTCGTGTACTATTTAACTTTTGTTACGCAGTTTATTACGAATGTGGGTAAATTTATTACATATTTTAAGCAGATGAGTGTGTCGCTGGAGAGATTGACGTTTCTTTTGCAGGGGGCATCAGCTAAGGTTCTTACGATCGTTAATTCGCTGCATTTGAAGGCGGAGAGTAAAGTAGCGGAGGCTACTGTGTCCGATATCCCTTCGGCTCAGAATGGAAGAGAGAGTCTGGGTGGGGTAAAGAGGGTCGAAGGACTCGAGAGTGAAGGTGCGAGTAAGGTAAAGTTAGAAGTAGGATTCGAGCGTGAATACGCGGTTGGAGCAAAGTTAGAGGAAGGATTCAGTCATGAAACCGGGCTTGAGGCCTCGCTGCAGCGGCTTGATGTGAATGGACTGAGCTACGCTTACTCTGATACAGGCAGAGGGATCTCGGACATTCACTTCAGCTTGAAAAGAGGGTCGTTCACCGTTATTACCGGAACGATTGGTTCGGGCAAGACCACGCTTGTTCGCTCGCTCCTTGGGCTGCTGCCCAAGGGAAAGGGAACGATTGCGTGGAATGGTGTGCCCGTTGAAGATCCGGGCACATTCTTTACACCGCCGCGGAGCGCTTATACCGCGCAGGTGCCGCGGCTATACAGCGATACGCTGCGAAACAATATTTTGCTTGGGCAAGCGGAGCAAGGCGATAGCTTGCAGCAGGCTCTACACGCGGCGGTGATGGAGTTCGACGTCGCGCAGCTGCCTGGCGGGCTGGACACCGTCATCGGCCCGCGTGGGGTGAAGCTCTCCGGCGGGCAAGCGCAGCGGACGGCTGCAGCGCGCATGCTCGTGCGCGACGCCGAGCTGTACGTGTTCGACGACCTGTCGAGCGCACTCGACGTCGAGACGGAACAGAAGCTGTGGGAGCGGATGTTCCAGCGTCGCAGCGATGCGACCTGCCTGGTCGTATCGCACCGCAAAACGGCGCTCTCGCGGGCAGACCACATCATTGTAATGAAGGACGGCCGTATTGAGGCCGAAGGGAATTCGGAGGAACTGCTGCGGCATAGTGCTACGTTCAGGGAACTATGGTATGGCGATGAGCGGCATTCATCATGA
- a CDS encoding PucR family transcriptional regulator, which translates to MVQTLLQLTVKDILQRPLFHKAEAIASEEALNRKVRWVHIMEVTQVGHLLNGNELILSTGIGWHDNEELSLSFLQQLIDSGASGLCIELGTYTKQPLERMKKLATKENFPLIFFHEEVRYIDITQDLHAYFIHQHHKMVSDLESLSTQLNQLLLSGKGLQSLLKLLHQTTHSQVAFFPFGAEAQFVPSMPKTKADAFYEKWIYGEIFQLPNAKSKLAHRPILALEHLFADLLLYADQELSEFQILALDRFATAIAQEMMRTKYMEEKTRYKQNLWVTDWLNGKHTGQEIRDYMSSIKPSMKLNQTIVCLFDIVSTAESSKDYEDLLLQKQMIARALFEGEGFYLMPTVIQDQIVFILLDQLPAMPCNERISRAIQRLQKSEANQETILFSPWFGIGKTLSDPTCVKESYETAQETIEIQKDTGMLESPFYHEQHVNKVILKMKQTGMLESFIDEYIGKLTHYDREKNGQLLKTLNVYLALCGSKQDTAKELFIVRQTLYHRLDKIAALLGDDYMHPHKRIAIELALHGYEYMHGAIV; encoded by the coding sequence TTGGTACAGACACTCTTACAATTAACAGTGAAAGATATTTTGCAGAGACCCCTATTCCACAAAGCAGAAGCCATCGCAAGCGAAGAAGCTTTGAACCGGAAAGTACGTTGGGTACATATTATGGAAGTGACCCAAGTCGGCCATCTTCTCAATGGGAATGAGCTTATTCTAAGCACAGGCATTGGTTGGCATGATAACGAGGAGCTTAGTCTCTCCTTTTTGCAGCAGTTGATCGACAGCGGCGCTTCAGGATTATGTATCGAGCTCGGCACGTATACGAAACAGCCGCTTGAACGGATGAAGAAGCTCGCCACCAAAGAGAACTTTCCACTTATCTTTTTCCACGAAGAAGTACGATATATTGACATCACGCAGGACCTACATGCCTATTTCATCCATCAGCATCACAAAATGGTGTCAGACCTGGAATCCCTCTCCACCCAGTTGAATCAGTTACTTCTCTCGGGGAAAGGACTGCAGTCCCTCTTAAAGCTGCTGCATCAAACGACACACTCACAAGTCGCCTTCTTTCCCTTCGGCGCAGAGGCGCAGTTCGTCCCTAGCATGCCGAAAACGAAGGCCGATGCCTTTTATGAGAAATGGATTTATGGCGAGATCTTTCAACTTCCTAACGCCAAAAGCAAGCTGGCCCATCGCCCTATTCTAGCCTTGGAACATTTGTTCGCAGATTTACTTTTATATGCCGATCAAGAACTCAGTGAATTTCAAATCCTCGCCTTAGACAGGTTTGCAACGGCCATTGCACAAGAAATGATGCGCACGAAATATATGGAGGAGAAAACGCGGTACAAACAGAATCTCTGGGTCACTGATTGGCTGAACGGCAAACATACAGGGCAAGAAATTCGCGATTATATGTCCTCCATCAAACCCTCCATGAAGCTGAACCAAACCATCGTCTGTCTATTTGACATCGTCTCAACTGCCGAATCATCAAAGGACTATGAAGATCTCCTTTTACAGAAGCAGATGATCGCCCGCGCCTTATTCGAAGGTGAAGGTTTCTATCTCATGCCAACCGTCATACAGGATCAAATCGTATTCATCCTACTTGATCAATTGCCTGCTATGCCATGCAATGAACGAATCTCCAGAGCCATACAAAGACTTCAAAAATCAGAGGCTAATCAAGAAACAATCTTGTTCTCCCCTTGGTTCGGTATCGGGAAAACATTAAGTGACCCAACTTGCGTTAAGGAAAGCTATGAGACCGCCCAAGAAACAATTGAGATTCAGAAAGATACCGGTATGCTTGAAAGTCCTTTCTATCATGAACAGCATGTGAACAAAGTGATTCTTAAAATGAAACAAACCGGTATGCTGGAGTCGTTCATCGATGAATACATCGGGAAATTAACTCATTATGATCGTGAGAAAAATGGACAGCTTCTGAAGACATTGAACGTATATTTAGCGCTATGCGGATCCAAACAGGATACAGCCAAGGAGCTGTTTATCGTCCGGCAAACCCTTTACCATCGTCTGGACAAAATAGCAGCGCTGCTTGGTGACGATTACATGCATCCACACAAGAGGATTGCCATTGAGCTCGCCCTCCACGGCTATGAATACATGCATGGCGCGATCGTTTAA
- a CDS encoding SRPBCC domain-containing protein: protein MNTNKPVGLTASVGFQIGVRRTLPFFQEEAWELLTSTQGRKLWLGDAASVEFVKGHKFVTREGTTGEFRVVKPLEQLRLTWQPASFPNASTLQIRLLPAASPGKITFSFHQEKLDSVEQREEMKVHWEEVISGLLALSEDKSTR from the coding sequence ATGAATACCAACAAACCAGTTGGGTTGACAGCTTCGGTAGGCTTTCAAATTGGTGTTAGACGTACACTCCCGTTTTTCCAAGAGGAAGCTTGGGAGCTGCTGACTTCAACTCAAGGGCGAAAGCTTTGGTTAGGTGATGCAGCGTCGGTTGAGTTTGTGAAAGGGCATAAGTTTGTGACACGAGAAGGAACGACGGGGGAATTTCGTGTGGTGAAGCCATTGGAGCAGCTTAGACTGACTTGGCAGCCTGCTAGCTTCCCGAATGCGTCAACACTTCAAATTCGTCTGCTGCCTGCCGCCAGTCCAGGGAAAATAACATTTAGCTTCCATCAAGAGAAGTTGGACAGCGTGGAGCAAAGAGAAGAGATGAAAGTACATTGGGAAGAGGTTATCAGCGGATTACTAGCCCTTTCTGAGGATAAGTCCACACGATGA
- the corA gene encoding magnesium/cobalt transporter CorA: protein MIRILAVNEEQEIIHLSSLDDLKNSNIDRYWVDFNAPSKEEALLLQKHFQFHPLAIEDCYHYLQRPKLDHYNDTHFFVLHALHPETLAAEEVDLFWGTNFIVTFHYSPSKEIDEAWHRMADQQKFVEKGIVYTAYLIIDKLVDEYFPSLYQIEDQLDEIEVRGKSVPVHILMNEIFEIRAKLLKIRKTIVPMRDLLYRVINTEKIEGLKEHVVYFTDIYDHLLKLSEIIDSNRDLTADIRDSYVSINSYRMNTIMKTLTVITTIFMPLTFIAGIYGMNFQNMPELTWRWGYFIVLFIMFGIGFGMYMFFRNKKWFD, encoded by the coding sequence GTGATTAGAATATTGGCTGTTAACGAAGAACAGGAGATTATCCATCTATCCTCATTAGATGATCTTAAAAATTCAAATATAGATCGGTACTGGGTAGATTTTAATGCGCCTTCCAAGGAGGAAGCCCTACTCTTACAAAAGCACTTTCAATTTCATCCACTGGCTATAGAAGATTGCTATCATTATCTGCAGCGACCTAAACTAGATCATTACAATGATACTCATTTTTTTGTCCTTCATGCTTTGCATCCTGAAACGTTAGCTGCGGAAGAGGTGGACTTATTCTGGGGTACTAATTTCATCGTTACCTTTCACTATTCACCGTCTAAGGAAATTGATGAGGCATGGCATCGGATGGCAGATCAACAAAAGTTTGTTGAGAAAGGTATTGTATACACGGCCTATTTAATTATAGATAAGCTCGTAGATGAATATTTCCCTAGTCTATATCAAATCGAAGATCAGTTAGATGAAATCGAAGTAAGAGGTAAAAGTGTTCCTGTTCACATCTTAATGAACGAAATTTTTGAAATAAGAGCTAAGCTATTAAAGATTCGAAAGACAATTGTTCCTATGAGAGATCTGCTCTATCGTGTTATTAATACCGAAAAAATTGAAGGACTTAAAGAACATGTCGTCTATTTTACAGACATCTACGACCATCTGCTTAAGCTCTCAGAAATTATTGACTCCAATCGTGATTTAACTGCGGATATACGAGATAGTTATGTTTCCATAAATTCCTACCGTATGAATACAATTATGAAGACTTTAACGGTGATAACGACGATTTTCATGCCTCTGACATTTATTGCTGGGATATACGGAATGAATTTTCAAAATATGCCGGAACTTACTTGGCGTTGGGGATATTTTATTGTTCTATTTATTATGTTCGGCATTGGTTTCGGTATGTATATGTTTTTCCGAAATAAGAAATGGTTTGATTAA
- a CDS encoding lipid II flippase Amj family protein — MTNTLIVVFILTMIIHTAETLSYSIRYAGVRVNKLAVALSLVGIVVLVSRTANLIQAPMTANFVDFAKIEPTFDLERYLRISLFASSIGTLIAIALFPSFINLSVRVISRLEIAGSIPKLITSVTVTQLKNTKKYLKKPNVKLLSQFRYLGIPKRFLLINIMVTAFYSVGVLSSLYAAHLLPEFATTASQASGLINGIATILLTIFIDPQLGLITDKALHDESQRRQLGKIYALLMTSRFLGTLLAQVFLIPSAHFIGWMVKWVF, encoded by the coding sequence ATGACGAACACGCTCATAGTGGTCTTCATTCTGACGATGATTATCCATACAGCGGAAACGTTGTCATACTCGATTCGGTATGCTGGAGTGCGGGTGAACAAGCTGGCCGTGGCACTCTCTTTAGTCGGCATTGTCGTCCTTGTATCTCGTACTGCGAATTTAATTCAAGCGCCAATGACTGCGAACTTCGTTGATTTTGCGAAGATCGAACCGACCTTCGATTTGGAACGATACTTGCGAATCAGTTTATTCGCCTCGTCAATTGGCACACTGATCGCGATTGCTTTATTCCCGTCTTTTATCAATCTCAGCGTTCGAGTCATTTCCCGGTTGGAAATTGCAGGATCGATTCCAAAGCTCATAACGAGTGTAACGGTGACGCAGTTGAAGAACACGAAAAAATATTTGAAGAAGCCAAATGTTAAGCTGCTGAGCCAATTCCGTTACTTGGGGATTCCCAAACGATTCCTTCTGATTAATATTATGGTGACAGCTTTTTATTCGGTTGGTGTGCTTTCTTCCTTATATGCCGCGCATTTATTACCTGAATTTGCAACGACAGCGTCGCAAGCATCCGGACTTATTAATGGAATTGCTACGATTTTGCTTACTATATTCATAGATCCGCAGTTAGGTCTTATCACGGACAAGGCACTGCATGACGAATCGCAGCGTAGACAACTTGGTAAGATCTACGCGCTGCTCATGACTTCTCGATTTCTGGGAACACTGCTAGCGCAAGTTTTCCTTATTCCGTCTGCTCATTTTATTGGATGGATGGTCAAATGGGTTTTCTAA
- a CDS encoding radical SAM/SPASM domain-containing protein: MKKFKKFYIEITSVCNLACTFCPQTKRQANFIKMDTFTNILDQIKPHTDHIYLHVKGEPLLHPKIDELLDLSHEKGFKVNITTNGTLINKNRHKLLDKPALRQMNFSLHSFDGHEGSEDKEGYVTSILRFAKEIVAKSNVIISFRLWNLDTDNQTNQERQRNREVLELLEKEFELDYKIDEKFVRGTGVKLADRVYLNQDHEFQWPDLKAEEIEGPGFCHALRNQAGILVDGTVIPCCLDGEGVINLGNINQTPFSEIVEGERANRLFEGFSRREVVEELCRKCGYRERFSM; this comes from the coding sequence ATGAAGAAGTTCAAGAAATTTTATATCGAAATTACAAGTGTTTGTAACTTGGCTTGCACCTTCTGCCCACAGACGAAGCGTCAAGCTAATTTTATTAAAATGGATACATTTACTAATATATTAGATCAAATTAAGCCGCACACGGATCATATTTATTTGCATGTCAAAGGGGAACCTTTGCTGCATCCGAAGATTGACGAACTGCTGGATTTGAGCCATGAGAAAGGCTTCAAGGTCAATATCACAACCAACGGTACGCTGATTAACAAAAATAGACATAAGCTGCTGGATAAACCGGCGCTGAGGCAAATGAATTTCTCTTTGCACAGCTTTGATGGCCATGAAGGATCTGAGGATAAAGAAGGATATGTCACGAGTATCCTGCGATTTGCTAAGGAAATCGTTGCCAAGTCCAATGTGATTATCTCATTCCGTTTATGGAATCTAGATACGGACAATCAGACGAATCAAGAACGGCAGCGAAACCGTGAAGTGCTGGAATTGCTTGAGAAAGAGTTCGAACTTGATTACAAAATCGATGAGAAATTCGTTCGAGGTACTGGTGTTAAACTGGCCGATCGCGTTTATCTGAATCAGGATCATGAGTTCCAATGGCCGGATTTGAAGGCAGAAGAAATTGAAGGGCCGGGCTTCTGTCACGCATTGCGGAATCAAGCAGGCATTCTTGTGGATGGCACTGTGATTCCTTGTTGTCTGGATGGGGAAGGGGTCATTAATTTGGGCAATATCAACCAAACGCCTTTCTCCGAAATCGTAGAGGGTGAGCGGGCGAACCGATTGTTCGAGGGCTTTTCTAGACGTGAAGTTGTCGAGGAATTATGCCGCAAATGCGGATATCGCGAACGTTTTAGCATGTAA
- a CDS encoding ABC transporter ATP-binding protein yields the protein MKHKQKKHNTMGQYAELLSRYLFPQKGTLIILTMLLFASIGLQLINPQIIRYFIDTAQTQGAMQPLITAAIMFIGFALVQQLVSVIATYFSENVGWKTTNKLRVDLAAHCLSLDMSFHKSHTSGSLIERVDGDVNALANFFSSMIIHLLGNLLLMAGIIILLLRENWLIGAGMAFFVVFAVFMIQWIRKFAVPVWAGWRQANAEFYGFIGEHLEGTEDIRANGAVGFVMNRFYTMLRKMLPLRVKAFLGFCAMWNMSIFVFALGNAMAFGISAYLWHTQHISLGTVYLIFFYTELLAKPIEKIRTQMEDLQKADASISRIRELFAIQSEIKDGPGAALPEGPLSVEFHDVTFSYDGDQPTIEGLNLTMKPGEVLGLLGRTGSGKSTMARLLLRFYDPQSGSITLGGTDIRSCKLVDLRKRVALVTQNIEIMQGTIRDNLTFYDDSIKDEQIIDVLKELGLGAWYEAMPEGLNTGLASGGGSLSAGEAQLLAFARVFLTNPGLVIMDEASSRLDPLTEQRMEKAVSKLLTQRSCIMIAHRLTTVQRADHILILDNGRVLESGKREHLAADPNSRFSQLLATGLEEVLA from the coding sequence ATGAAGCATAAACAAAAAAAGCATAACACGATGGGACAATATGCGGAGCTGCTTAGCCGATATTTGTTCCCCCAAAAGGGTACGCTCATTATATTGACGATGCTATTATTCGCATCTATTGGTCTTCAACTCATCAACCCGCAAATTATTCGCTATTTCATCGATACCGCTCAAACGCAAGGGGCGATGCAGCCACTGATTACAGCCGCGATTATGTTTATTGGCTTTGCGCTTGTGCAGCAGCTTGTATCCGTCATTGCTACCTATTTTAGTGAAAATGTAGGGTGGAAAACTACGAATAAGCTACGAGTGGATCTTGCCGCTCATTGTCTATCACTGGATATGTCATTTCATAAATCACATACATCCGGCTCGCTCATCGAACGTGTGGATGGGGATGTGAATGCACTAGCTAATTTCTTCTCGAGCATGATCATTCATTTATTGGGTAATCTGCTCTTAATGGCTGGTATTATTATTTTGTTGCTGCGGGAAAATTGGTTGATTGGCGCGGGGATGGCCTTTTTCGTTGTATTTGCGGTCTTTATGATTCAGTGGATCCGTAAATTTGCTGTTCCAGTTTGGGCGGGATGGCGGCAGGCGAACGCAGAGTTTTATGGTTTTATTGGTGAGCATTTGGAGGGAACTGAAGATATTCGCGCCAATGGTGCAGTCGGGTTCGTTATGAATCGCTTCTATACGATGCTTAGAAAAATGCTGCCGCTTCGGGTGAAAGCCTTTCTCGGTTTCTGTGCGATGTGGAACATGTCTATTTTCGTATTTGCGCTTGGCAACGCCATGGCGTTTGGTATTAGCGCTTATCTGTGGCACACCCAGCATATCTCTCTAGGTACTGTGTATCTGATTTTCTTTTATACGGAATTATTAGCCAAGCCGATTGAAAAGATTCGTACGCAAATGGAAGATTTACAAAAGGCAGACGCTAGTATATCACGTATTCGTGAGCTATTTGCTATCCAGTCTGAGATTAAGGATGGACCTGGAGCTGCGTTACCGGAGGGGCCGCTTAGCGTTGAATTCCATGATGTCACGTTTAGTTATGATGGGGATCAGCCTACAATTGAGGGGTTAAATCTGACTATGAAACCAGGAGAAGTCCTAGGACTCCTTGGCCGCACGGGGAGCGGAAAGTCAACAATGGCAAGATTGCTGCTTCGCTTTTACGATCCTCAAAGTGGAAGTATCACGCTTGGTGGTACGGATATCCGGAGCTGTAAGTTAGTTGATCTACGTAAACGTGTAGCCCTGGTGACGCAAAATATTGAAATTATGCAAGGGACCATTCGAGATAACTTAACCTTCTACGACGATTCGATCAAGGACGAACAAATTATTGATGTACTCAAGGAGCTAGGACTCGGAGCGTGGTATGAAGCCATGCCTGAAGGGCTAAATACAGGTTTAGCCTCCGGAGGAGGAAGCCTGTCTGCAGGAGAAGCACAGCTGCTAGCCTTCGCACGGGTGTTCTTAACGAACCCCGGACTTGTAATCATGGACGAAGCTTCTTCCAGACTTGACCCATTGACGGAGCAGCGTATGGAAAAAGCAGTTTCTAAGCTGTTGACACAGCGGTCCTGTATCATGATTGCCCATCGTCTAACAACCGTTCAACGAGCAGACCACATTCTTATTCTGGATAATGGACGCGTGTTGGAATCGGGTAAAAGAGAGCATCTGGCCGCAGATCCGAATTCTCGCTTCAGCCAGTTACTTGCCACAGGCTTAGAGGAGGTGTTGGCATGA
- the rpiA gene encoding ribose-5-phosphate isomerase RpiA, protein MNPKKQAAEKAVEFIEDGMVVGLGTGSTAYWAIQKIAQRIQEGLRIRAVASSRDSEELANKLGIPIVPFSEIEWIDITIDGADEVDTHLNLIKGGGGALVREKILAINSKRFFVIVDESKQVEHLGQFPLPVEIVPFAANLTMNQLKELGCSTRIRMSNDEAYFTDNGNIIVDCNFEKIVKPIELNKQINLIPGVVDNGLFTRMVSSLVIGYNDGNIRIIDQP, encoded by the coding sequence CTGAACCCAAAAAAACAAGCCGCTGAGAAAGCTGTTGAATTTATTGAAGATGGAATGGTAGTCGGATTAGGTACTGGATCAACGGCATACTGGGCAATCCAAAAAATTGCTCAAAGAATACAGGAAGGGCTTCGTATCCGTGCCGTAGCGAGTTCTAGAGATTCGGAAGAATTGGCAAATAAATTAGGAATTCCAATCGTTCCATTTTCGGAAATAGAATGGATAGATATAACAATCGATGGAGCCGATGAGGTTGATACTCATTTAAACTTAATCAAAGGCGGAGGCGGCGCATTAGTAAGAGAGAAGATACTAGCAATCAATAGTAAGAGATTTTTTGTAATTGTAGATGAATCAAAACAAGTAGAACATTTAGGCCAATTTCCATTACCGGTCGAAATCGTACCCTTTGCTGCGAATTTAACAATGAATCAATTAAAGGAACTAGGGTGTAGCACAAGGATACGAATGAGTAACGATGAGGCGTATTTTACGGATAACGGAAACATAATCGTAGATTGTAACTTTGAAAAAATAGTAAAGCCAATAGAGTTAAATAAACAAATCAACTTAATTCCAGGTGTTGTTGATAATGGCTTATTTACTCGCATGGTTAGTTCATTAGTCATTGGATATAACGATGGAAATATAAGGATTATCGACCAACCATGA
- a CDS encoding CoA-acylating methylmalonate-semialdehyde dehydrogenase produces the protein MKLLQNFVNGVWIDSESGLVGDVINPATGEIIARVPHSSSEDVENAVLAAQTAFESWSRTPMPKRARVLFHYWHLLQEHEQELAELITSENGKSYKEALGEVLRGIECVEFAAGTPSHMMGSTLANISADMDSELFRMPLGVVGGITPFNFPMMVPCWMFPLAIACGNTFVLKPSERTPLTAMKLASLFQEAGLPDGVLNVVHGAHDVVNALSTTPAVKAISFVGSQPVAKYVYEKASSAGKRVQALAGAKNYHIVMPDAHVEKSIENIIMSSFGSAGERCMACSAVVVVGDGENFVSLLLHAARNMVLGNGMNEEVTLTPIIRSEQRTRIEAFIDKGIEEGAELLLDGRNAEAYSAEGFFLGATVFDHVKPNMTIAKEEIFGPVLSLFRAEDLDEALLLVNQSRFGNSAVIYTENAKVVRKFREEVEAGMLGVNVGVPAPMAFFPFSGWKDSFYGDLHANGKDGVEFYTKKKMMTSRYF, from the coding sequence ATGAAACTCTTACAAAATTTCGTAAATGGTGTTTGGATCGATTCAGAAAGCGGTTTAGTAGGTGATGTGATTAATCCGGCAACAGGAGAAATCATCGCTCGTGTGCCGCATTCTTCTTCCGAAGACGTCGAAAATGCTGTTCTAGCGGCACAAACAGCCTTCGAATCATGGAGCAGAACACCTATGCCCAAACGGGCAAGAGTATTGTTTCACTACTGGCATTTATTGCAGGAACATGAGCAAGAACTTGCAGAGCTTATTACGTCTGAGAATGGTAAAAGCTATAAAGAAGCGTTAGGTGAGGTGCTCCGTGGGATCGAATGCGTAGAATTTGCAGCAGGAACGCCATCGCATATGATGGGTTCGACATTGGCTAACATATCCGCCGATATGGACTCGGAGCTTTTTCGGATGCCGCTCGGTGTAGTTGGGGGGATAACTCCTTTTAACTTTCCGATGATGGTGCCATGTTGGATGTTTCCCTTGGCCATTGCTTGTGGAAATACGTTCGTGTTAAAGCCGTCAGAGCGAACGCCACTTACTGCAATGAAATTAGCGTCACTTTTTCAAGAAGCTGGGCTCCCTGATGGGGTGTTGAATGTCGTCCATGGTGCACATGATGTCGTTAATGCCTTATCTACTACGCCTGCTGTAAAAGCAATTTCATTCGTAGGTTCGCAGCCGGTTGCGAAATATGTCTATGAGAAGGCTTCTTCAGCAGGTAAACGTGTGCAAGCGCTGGCAGGGGCCAAAAATTATCATATCGTGATGCCAGATGCCCACGTTGAAAAATCGATTGAGAATATTATCATGTCTTCCTTTGGAAGCGCAGGGGAGAGATGCATGGCTTGCTCGGCGGTTGTCGTTGTTGGGGATGGGGAGAATTTCGTGAGCTTGCTTCTTCATGCGGCACGTAATATGGTGCTTGGCAATGGGATGAATGAAGAAGTTACACTCACACCGATCATTCGAAGCGAACAGCGCACCAGGATTGAAGCCTTTATTGACAAAGGGATAGAGGAGGGAGCGGAGCTTCTATTAGATGGAAGAAATGCGGAGGCTTATTCGGCTGAAGGATTTTTTCTTGGAGCTACGGTATTCGATCATGTGAAACCAAATATGACCATTGCTAAAGAAGAAATATTTGGTCCGGTATTATCCCTATTCCGTGCTGAGGATCTGGACGAAGCGCTGCTGCTTGTGAATCAATCGCGATTCGGCAACTCGGCAGTCATCTATACGGAAAATGCCAAAGTTGTTCGCAAATTTCGTGAGGAAGTGGAGGCGGGGATGCTTGGCGTGAACGTTGGTGTACCAGCTCCGATGGCCTTTTTCCCATTCTCGGGCTGGAAAGACTCATTTTATGGAGATTTGCATGCCAATGGCAAAGATGGTGTAGAGTTTTATACGAAGAAAAAGATGATGACATCGCGTTATTTTTAA